A single genomic interval of Armigeres subalbatus isolate Guangzhou_Male chromosome 1, GZ_Asu_2, whole genome shotgun sequence harbors:
- the LOC134210464 gene encoding serine protease 1-like, producing MKNLLFISIVATVLAAAYAAEDASPRLTGGTNTVPGQFPSAVSIDSPHNLHCGGTILNRQHVLTAAWCVMHPTTFTLINPFWLRVTAGDVNLVTSTIRREVRNVTHLFVHPNYNRLTNNHDLAVIRVNTLFPEFHNTIEPAVINTRLLSDGTACLFAGWGSATDGAAATLNPVQRVITVPILPTGTCNGATVHANRVLSTMFCAGSIAATPNTVCQGNIGGGVFCNDQLAGVLTFGTACGAANQPGVYIDIRQYQTWIQNQFTRTDNPAPGWVPNPL from the exons atgaaaaatttgctCTTTATATCCATAGTTGCCACTG ttcTTGCAGCTGCGTACGCTGCTGAAGATGCATCACCTCGTTTAACCGGAGGGACGAATACTGTTCCAGGACAATTTCCCTCCGCTGTTAGCATCGATTCTCCTCACAACCTACACTGCGGCGGCACCATCCTCAACCGTCAGCATGTGCTGACCGCGGCTTGGTGCGTCATGCACCCAACCACGTTTACTCTCATCAATCCGTTCTGGTTGCGTGTCACAGCAGGTGATGTTAACTTGGTGACATCAACTATTAGACGTGAGGTCCGCAATGTGACGCATCTCTTCGTACACCCGAACTACAATCGGCTGACCAACAATCACGATTTGGCCGTGATCCGTGTCAACACATTGTTCCCGGAGTTCCACAATACGATTGAGCCTGCAGTGATCAACACCCGACTACTTTCCGATGGTACCGCATGTCTGTTCGCTGGATGGGGTTCCGCCACTGATGGAGCCGCTGCTACGCTCAACCCCGTACAGCGAGTGATCACCGTTCCCATTTTGCCGACCGGTACGTGCAACGGAGCCACTGTCCATGCGAACCGTGTGCTGTCGACGATGTTCTGCGCCGGATCTATCGCCGCAACACCCAACACCGTTTGTCAGGGTAACATCGGCGGTGGCGTCTTCTGCAATGACCAGCTCGCGGGTGTTCTGACATTTGGAACAGCATGTGGAGCGGCCAACCAGCCGGGAGTTTACATCGACATCAGGCAGTATCAGACCTGGATCCAGAACCAGTTCACTCGCACCGATAATCCTGCCCCTGGGTGGGTCCCGAACCCTTTGTAA
- the LOC134210457 gene encoding trypsin-like, with protein sequence MSLYPLLLLFAAPVLGFAVNELQPEPLFLGGTVTNFGQFPAAAYIVTPERSLCGATVLNQNHVLTLAQCALNATYNTFNPRLVRVHAGVLDLNSVSASRQTRLGDVIFVHPNFKAHSLENDLAVIRVQSPFNFPSNEIEPAVRQTRIVANGIVCNLVGWGAIAVGVGSPIDQFQRLLQLTVNDRDMCSSLRRNMPVFENMICAGNTVAIAAGPSPCEGSLGSGLYCNGVLTGLLSFGINCGTANNPPTYTQIRFFNPWIEQQLNRTDRPPAGFSPLDVV encoded by the exons ATGTCGCTGTACCCATTGCTCTTGTTGTTTGCCGCTCCGGTTTTGGGGTTCGCTGTGAACGAGCTTCAACCGGAGCCGTTGTTCCTTGGCGGCACGGTAACGAACTTTGGGCAGTTTCCTGCTGCTGCTTATATTGTAACACCTGAAAGATCACTTTGCGGCGCAACTGTCCTGAACCAGAATCACGTGCTGACGCTGGCTCAATGTGCCCTGAATGCAACCTACAACACGTTTAACCCCCGTCTGGTGCGTGTTCACGCGGGAGTGCTGGACCTGAATTCAGTGTCCGCCAGCAGGCAGACCAGATTGGGAGACGTGATTTTTGTGCATCCGAACTTCAAAGCACATTCCTTGGAAAACGACTTGGCAGTTATACGG GTTCAGAGTCCGTTCAACTTTCCAAGTAACGAAATTGAACCAGCTGTGCGACAGACGAGAATTGTGGCCAACGGAATTGTGTGCAATTTGGTGGGATGGGGAGCGATTGCAGTGGGAGTTGGATCTCCAATTGATCAGTTTCAAAGATTACTCCAGCTGACAGTCAACGATCGTGATATGTGTAGCTCCTTGCGCAGAAACATGCCAGTGTTTGAGAACATGATCTGCGCCGGAAATACTGTCGCCATTGCAGCCGGTCCGTCACCCTGTGAGGGTagcttggggtctggtttgtactgcaatggggttctcACGGGGCTACTATCGTTCGGAATCAACTGTGGAACGGCGAACAATCCGCCGACGTACACGCAGATTCGCTTCTTCAATCCTTGGATCGAGCAGCAGCTGAATAGGACCGACAGACCACCAGCAGGATTCTCTCCTTTAGATGTTGTTTAG